From Gammaproteobacteria bacterium, the proteins below share one genomic window:
- a CDS encoding transposase, whose translation TIRLRLLEIGAVILRNTRRIRFLLSSSYPDLHSALQLATDRHLIMKDSSMF comes from the coding sequence TACCATTCGCTTGCGATTACTGGAGATCGGTGCGGTGATCCTGCGCAACACCCGGCGCATCCGCTTTCTCCTCTCCAGTTCCTATCCGGACTTACATTCCGCACTCCAGTTAGCGACCGATCGGCATTTAATCATGAAAGATAGCAGCATGTTTTGA